In a single window of the Labilithrix sp. genome:
- a CDS encoding DUF1801 domain-containing protein, producing the protein MAEAKTKQNELSVKAFLDGIEDPQKRKDAVAVSKMMEKASGEKPKMWGTSIVGFGSYHYVYESGREGDAPRIGFSPRSAALTFYVMAGLESPKVAKLLASLGKHTTGKGCLYVKRLADVDAAVLEKLIQQTATESKKLGVKPAKSRA; encoded by the coding sequence ATGGCCGAGGCGAAGACGAAGCAGAACGAGCTCAGCGTGAAGGCGTTCCTCGACGGGATCGAGGATCCGCAGAAGCGGAAGGACGCCGTCGCCGTCTCGAAGATGATGGAGAAGGCGAGCGGCGAGAAGCCGAAGATGTGGGGCACGAGCATCGTCGGGTTCGGCTCCTACCACTACGTCTACGAGTCCGGCCGCGAGGGCGACGCGCCGCGCATCGGGTTCTCGCCGCGTTCGGCGGCGCTCACCTTCTACGTGATGGCGGGGCTCGAGAGCCCGAAGGTCGCGAAGCTGCTCGCGTCGCTCGGCAAGCACACGACCGGCAAGGGTTGCCTCTACGTGAAGCGCCTCGCCGACGTCGACGCCGCGGTGCTCGAGAAGCTCATCCAGCAGACGGCGACGGAGTCGAAGAAGCTCGGCGTGAAACCCGCGAAGTCTCGAGCCTGA
- the glsA gene encoding glutaminase A translates to MAVIADFAGFGRELAEIFEQGRALEDGAVATYIPQLARVDPKAYGVAICSIDGMRWSAGDAAVDFTAQSTMKPINYCIAAEEIGIEAVHEVIGREPSGRGFNELTLNKENRPHNPMINAGAIATCSLIKRGATVADRFDHVIEQWRRLAGGAKPGFSNAVYLSEKEKGDRNYALGYFMKEKRVFPENTDLIDTLEFYFQCCSIETTCERSAVIAAVLANGGVCPITNERIFHFDTVRACLSLMYSCGMYDFSGEFAFTVGLPAKSGVSGAMMVVVPNVLGLCIWSPRLDDLGNSVRGLAFCNELVRRFNFHNYDDLVNSLETKRDPRRPSACV, encoded by the coding sequence GTGGCCGTCATCGCAGACTTCGCTGGGTTCGGGCGTGAGCTCGCTGAGATCTTCGAGCAGGGCCGCGCGCTCGAGGACGGCGCGGTAGCGACGTACATCCCGCAGCTCGCGCGGGTCGATCCGAAGGCCTACGGCGTCGCGATCTGCAGCATCGACGGCATGCGCTGGTCGGCCGGCGATGCAGCGGTGGACTTCACCGCGCAATCGACGATGAAGCCGATCAACTACTGCATCGCGGCGGAGGAGATCGGCATCGAGGCCGTGCACGAGGTGATCGGCCGCGAGCCGAGCGGCCGCGGCTTCAACGAGCTCACGCTCAACAAGGAGAACCGCCCCCACAACCCGATGATCAACGCCGGTGCGATCGCGACGTGTTCGCTGATCAAGCGCGGCGCCACCGTCGCGGATCGCTTCGACCACGTCATCGAGCAGTGGCGCCGGCTCGCCGGCGGCGCGAAGCCCGGCTTCTCGAACGCGGTGTACCTCTCCGAGAAGGAGAAGGGCGATCGCAACTACGCGCTCGGCTACTTCATGAAAGAGAAGCGCGTGTTCCCCGAGAACACCGACCTCATCGACACGCTCGAGTTCTACTTCCAGTGCTGCTCGATCGAGACGACGTGCGAGCGCTCCGCCGTCATCGCGGCCGTGCTCGCGAACGGCGGCGTCTGCCCGATCACGAACGAGCGCATCTTCCACTTCGACACCGTCCGCGCCTGCCTCTCGCTCATGTACTCGTGCGGGATGTACGACTTCTCCGGCGAGTTCGCGTTCACCGTCGGCTTGCCGGCGAAGAGCGGCGTCTCCGGCGCGATGATGGTCGTCGTCCCCAACGTCCTCGGCCTCTGCATCTGGTCGCCGCGGCTCGACGACCTCGGCAACAGCGTCCGCGGCCTCGCCTTCTGCAACGAGCTCGTGCGCCGCTTCAACTTCCACAACTACGACGACCTGGTGAACTCGCTGGAAACGAAGCGCGACCCACGCCGTCCGTCCGCGTGCGTGTGA
- a CDS encoding phosphatase PAP2 family protein — translation MLAIDEGVIGNYSRPAHGLASVIVLGLVAAPILFDAADTRFRGWFEDTVVLLESVVVTQAITQLTKSAVGRTAPFVYNPSALQDDLDSPDAYRSFISGHSSTSFAAATSYAVTFWKRHPRSPWRFVVLGVGHALATSVALLKIEAGYHYPTDVAAGALVGSAVGLALPMLHSEW, via the coding sequence ATGCTCGCGATCGACGAAGGCGTCATCGGCAACTACTCGCGGCCTGCGCACGGGCTCGCGAGCGTGATCGTCCTCGGGCTCGTCGCGGCGCCGATCCTCTTCGACGCCGCGGACACGCGCTTCCGCGGCTGGTTCGAGGACACGGTCGTGCTCCTCGAGTCGGTCGTCGTCACGCAGGCGATCACGCAGCTCACGAAGTCCGCCGTCGGCCGCACCGCGCCTTTCGTCTACAACCCGAGCGCGCTGCAAGACGACCTCGACAGCCCGGACGCGTACCGCAGCTTCATCTCGGGCCACAGCTCCACGTCGTTCGCGGCGGCGACGTCGTACGCGGTCACGTTCTGGAAGCGTCATCCCCGGAGCCCGTGGCGCTTCGTCGTCCTCGGCGTCGGGCACGCGCTCGCGACGAGCGTCGCGCTCCTGAAGATCGAGGCGGGATACCACTACCCGACGGACGTCGCCGCGGGCGCGCTGGTCGGGAGCGCGGTCGGTCTCGCGCTCCCGATGCTGCACTCGGAGTGGTGA
- a CDS encoding NAD(P)H-binding protein — protein sequence MAKNIVVTGATGNIGRRVVEGLAAKKAPVVALVRDAAKGESLAALGAKVALGSFEDRASLERAFVEADTVVLITPANARAAEQTLAAIDAAKKTGVRKIVRISALKASPDGPTDNTRQHGRTEAALLASGLAYVVLRPHLFLQNLFASLPTILGQGQIYFGVGDGKMGMIDTRDVADAAIVAATTDTFDRSVLELTGPASIDYHAVAAAVSRGLGKPVAYVPVPPQAAADAMRAMGADDWTAGVIHDYCAAYASGWGDFTTNEVERITGHAPRSVDDFVREVLAAQR from the coding sequence ATGGCAAAGAACATCGTCGTCACGGGAGCTACGGGCAACATCGGCCGGCGCGTCGTGGAGGGGCTCGCCGCCAAGAAGGCGCCCGTCGTCGCGCTCGTCCGCGACGCGGCGAAGGGCGAGTCGCTCGCCGCCCTCGGCGCGAAGGTCGCGCTCGGCTCGTTCGAGGACCGCGCGTCGCTCGAGCGCGCCTTCGTCGAGGCGGACACGGTCGTCCTCATCACCCCCGCGAACGCGCGCGCGGCGGAGCAGACCCTCGCCGCGATCGACGCGGCGAAGAAGACCGGCGTGAGGAAGATCGTGCGGATCTCGGCGCTGAAGGCGAGCCCCGACGGCCCGACCGACAACACGCGCCAGCACGGTCGCACCGAAGCCGCGCTCCTCGCCTCGGGCCTCGCGTACGTCGTGCTCCGCCCTCACCTCTTCCTCCAGAACCTCTTCGCGTCGCTCCCGACCATCCTCGGTCAGGGGCAGATCTACTTCGGCGTCGGCGACGGCAAGATGGGCATGATCGACACGCGCGACGTCGCGGACGCCGCGATCGTCGCCGCGACGACGGACACCTTCGACCGCTCCGTCCTCGAGCTGACGGGGCCCGCGAGCATCGATTACCACGCCGTCGCGGCGGCGGTGTCGCGCGGGCTCGGCAAGCCGGTCGCCTACGTGCCGGTCCCGCCGCAGGCCGCCGCCGACGCGATGCGCGCGATGGGCGCCGACGACTGGACCGCCGGCGTCATCCACGACTACTGCGCCGCCTACGCGTCGGGCTGGGGCGACTTCACGACGAACGAGGTGGAGCGCATCACGGGCCACGCGCCGCGCTCGGTCGACGACTTCGTGCGCGAGGTGCTCGCCGCCCAGCGCTGA
- a CDS encoding LysR family transcriptional regulator: MGAAAQEDLNDVQLFVRVVKAESFTAAAKEQGLPISTVSRRVARLEEKLGTRLLERTTRSLRLSETGRTYFTHAERALEELARGSRQVRERHVVPRGKVRLTCTAALGPAVTRALAPYLVAQPLVTVEIDVTDRRVDLSLRGIDVAVRAGDVGAPDYVARKLVESPRHLFASPAYLARKGRPEEVADLEAHDLVGAGTSGASAVWELWSGERRRRFAFAPRLYVTDFTSAKQAVLAGVGIGLLPSRTCAEHVRSGELVRVLPAVAGPTGAVWLVYRSRRTATAAVRSCAEHLLTTLRFDPNA; this comes from the coding sequence ATCGGCGCCGCGGCGCAGGAGGACCTCAACGACGTGCAGCTCTTCGTGCGCGTCGTGAAGGCGGAGAGCTTCACCGCCGCCGCGAAGGAGCAGGGCCTCCCGATCTCCACCGTGAGCCGCCGCGTCGCGCGGCTCGAGGAGAAGCTCGGGACGCGCCTGCTCGAGCGGACGACGCGGAGCCTCCGCCTCTCCGAGACCGGGCGCACGTATTTCACGCACGCGGAGCGCGCGCTGGAGGAGCTCGCGCGCGGGAGCCGTCAGGTCCGCGAGCGCCACGTCGTACCGCGCGGCAAGGTGCGGCTCACCTGCACCGCCGCGCTCGGTCCCGCCGTCACGCGCGCGCTCGCGCCGTACCTCGTCGCGCAGCCGCTCGTCACGGTGGAGATCGACGTCACCGATCGCCGCGTCGATCTCTCGCTGCGCGGCATCGACGTCGCCGTTCGCGCCGGCGACGTCGGCGCGCCCGACTACGTCGCGAGGAAGCTCGTCGAGAGCCCGCGGCACCTCTTCGCGAGCCCCGCCTACCTCGCGCGGAAGGGGCGGCCGGAGGAGGTGGCGGACCTCGAGGCGCACGACCTCGTCGGCGCGGGGACGTCGGGCGCGAGCGCGGTCTGGGAGCTGTGGTCGGGCGAGCGCCGGCGTCGCTTCGCGTTCGCGCCGCGGCTCTACGTGACCGACTTCACGTCGGCGAAGCAGGCCGTGCTCGCCGGCGTGGGGATCGGCCTCCTGCCGTCGCGCACCTGCGCGGAGCACGTGCGGAGCGGCGAGCTCGTACGCGTGCTGCCGGCGGTCGCGGGTCCGACCGGCGCGGTATGGCTCGTGTACCGCTCGCGGCGCACCGCGACGGCGGCGGTGCGCTCGTGCGCCGAGCACCTCCTCACGACCCTACGCTTCGACCCGAACGCGTGA
- a CDS encoding alpha/beta hydrolase — MSPRALVMLLACAACAACVVCAACATQPAGPARSAAEVEFAETQGGGAISGATSHAAIPYAASSPTQKLDLFVPQNGRKPYPVVVRFHGGAFHTGSARMVELGPAAEAVVAAGYVFAAVNYRLAPEAPFPAAARDAKAAVRFLRANAERWDLDPERFAAWGDSAGGWLAVMLGVTGDQPTAFDDPSLGNAHVSAAVQAVVDWYGPTDFAQMDAQHAAHPPVACPETYERHSGPSTAESTWVCGDRWLDLGDPACVAATRAANLIGYVETARVLPPFMIAHGADDCTVPWSQSVALAEALRKREAEVTYTKVPRARHADPHIEASETPRALELLAKTFPPPG, encoded by the coding sequence ATGTCGCCGCGCGCCCTCGTCATGCTCCTCGCGTGCGCCGCGTGCGCCGCCTGCGTCGTGTGCGCCGCGTGCGCGACGCAGCCGGCCGGTCCGGCGCGGAGCGCCGCGGAGGTGGAGTTCGCGGAGACGCAAGGAGGCGGCGCGATCTCGGGGGCGACCTCGCACGCCGCGATCCCCTACGCCGCGTCTTCGCCGACGCAGAAGCTCGACCTGTTCGTGCCGCAGAACGGGAGGAAGCCCTACCCCGTCGTCGTGCGCTTCCACGGCGGCGCGTTCCACACCGGCTCCGCGCGGATGGTGGAGCTCGGCCCCGCCGCGGAGGCCGTCGTCGCCGCGGGCTACGTGTTCGCGGCGGTGAACTACCGCCTCGCGCCGGAGGCCCCCTTCCCCGCCGCCGCGCGCGACGCGAAGGCGGCGGTGCGCTTCCTCCGCGCGAACGCGGAGCGATGGGACCTCGACCCGGAGCGCTTCGCGGCGTGGGGAGACTCGGCCGGCGGCTGGCTCGCGGTGATGCTCGGCGTCACCGGCGATCAGCCGACCGCGTTCGACGATCCCTCCCTCGGCAACGCGCACGTGTCCGCCGCGGTGCAGGCGGTGGTGGACTGGTACGGGCCGACCGACTTCGCGCAGATGGACGCGCAGCACGCGGCCCACCCGCCCGTCGCGTGCCCCGAGACGTACGAGCGCCACTCCGGCCCTTCGACCGCGGAGTCGACGTGGGTGTGCGGCGATCGCTGGCTCGACCTCGGCGATCCGGCCTGCGTCGCCGCGACGCGCGCCGCGAACCTGATCGGCTACGTCGAGACCGCGCGCGTGCTGCCGCCGTTCATGATCGCGCACGGCGCCGACGACTGCACGGTGCCGTGGTCGCAGTCCGTCGCGCTGGCGGAGGCGCTCCGCAAGCGCGAGGCCGAGGTCACGTACACGAAGGTCCCACGCGCGCGGCACGCCGATCCACACATCGAGGCGAGCGAGACACCGCGCGCGCTCGAGCTCCTCGCGAAGACGTTCCCGCCGCCAGGCTGA
- a CDS encoding bifunctional helix-turn-helix transcriptional regulator/GNAT family N-acetyltransferase, protein MPDLVADLGHLFLGSRLKRVAERLQADAAKVHRAMGVDAQPAEVALLAALDRFGPMTVSATVEALGVSQPAVTRTAAGLVERGLVASEPGEDQRQKLLTLTRQGRALIAKAKKAAWPIIDEAVTALCAPLAGTLLEQLALLEQGLEERPLEARALAAADRARDVVTIRDYDDELATAFHDINAEWIESMFVLEKKDVEILSNPRGTIIDSGGVVLFAESKELGVIGTAALMKVEDGVYELTKMGVTERARGRKAGELLLSAAIARAKAMRVKTLYLLTNRKCVAAIRLYEKLGFIHDNEINRRYGATYTRCDVAMRYPL, encoded by the coding sequence ATGCCGGACCTCGTCGCCGATCTCGGGCATCTCTTCCTCGGCAGCCGCCTCAAGCGGGTCGCGGAGCGGCTCCAGGCCGACGCGGCCAAGGTGCATCGCGCGATGGGCGTGGACGCGCAGCCGGCGGAGGTCGCGCTCCTCGCCGCGCTCGATCGTTTCGGACCGATGACAGTCTCGGCGACGGTGGAGGCGCTCGGCGTCAGCCAGCCGGCGGTGACGCGCACGGCGGCGGGGCTCGTCGAGCGGGGCCTCGTCGCCTCGGAGCCGGGGGAGGACCAGCGGCAGAAGCTGCTCACGCTGACGCGGCAGGGCCGCGCGCTGATCGCGAAGGCGAAGAAGGCGGCGTGGCCGATCATCGACGAGGCGGTCACGGCGCTCTGCGCGCCGCTCGCGGGGACGTTGCTCGAGCAGCTCGCGCTCCTGGAGCAGGGCCTCGAGGAGCGGCCGCTCGAGGCGCGGGCGCTGGCGGCGGCGGACCGCGCGCGCGACGTCGTCACGATTCGCGACTACGACGACGAGCTCGCGACGGCGTTCCACGACATCAACGCGGAGTGGATCGAGTCGATGTTCGTGCTCGAGAAGAAGGACGTCGAGATCCTCTCGAACCCACGCGGGACCATCATTGATTCAGGCGGTGTTGTCCTTTTTGCCGAATCAAAGGAGCTCGGCGTGATAGGCACCGCCGCGCTGATGAAGGTCGAAGACGGCGTCTACGAGCTCACGAAGATGGGCGTGACGGAGCGCGCCCGCGGCCGCAAGGCAGGTGAGCTCCTGCTCTCCGCCGCGATCGCACGAGCGAAGGCGATGCGCGTAAAGACGCTCTACCTCCTCACGAACCGAAAATGTGTAGCCGCGATCCGACTCTACGAAAAGCTCGGCTTCATCCACGACAACGAGATCAATCGCCGCTACGGCGCCACCTACACTCGCTGCGACGTCGCAATGCGATATCCACTCTGA
- a CDS encoding efflux RND transporter periplasmic adaptor subunit: protein MARIATLLVVPVLLSMGCRSEHHPSHTDDTKFLVTSPLRKDTELTRDYVAQIRAIQHIELRALEKGYLQGIFVDEGRRVPRGARMFQIMPRMYQAEVQKAEAEADLSEIELNNTRLLAEKNVVSPNELALAKAKLNRAKAQVSLATTQKSMTEIRAPFDGMMGRFHVRIGSLVDEGDLLTTLSDNSTVWVYFNVSETEYLHYQARSDGGAAPTPVQLVMADGQLFEQPGKVETIEADFNNETGNLAFRATFPNPSGLLRHGETGKVRMTAPLPRALLVPQKATFDVLDKKFVYVVDDKGVVHSRPITIAAEMPQVYAVESGLDERDRIVVDGLRKVRDGAAIAVEYKSPAEVLEHLEVPAE, encoded by the coding sequence ATGGCCCGAATCGCGACGCTCCTCGTCGTGCCGGTGCTCCTCTCGATGGGGTGCCGGAGCGAACATCATCCTAGTCACACCGACGACACGAAGTTCCTCGTGACGAGCCCGCTCCGGAAGGACACCGAGCTCACGCGAGACTACGTCGCGCAGATCCGCGCGATCCAGCACATCGAATTACGCGCGCTCGAAAAGGGATATCTGCAAGGCATCTTCGTCGACGAAGGGAGACGTGTCCCCCGCGGCGCGCGGATGTTCCAGATCATGCCGCGCATGTACCAGGCGGAGGTCCAGAAAGCCGAGGCGGAGGCCGACCTCAGCGAGATCGAGCTGAACAACACGCGGCTCCTCGCCGAGAAGAACGTCGTCTCGCCCAACGAGCTCGCGCTCGCGAAGGCGAAGCTCAATCGAGCCAAAGCGCAGGTCTCGCTCGCGACGACCCAGAAATCGATGACCGAGATCCGCGCCCCGTTCGACGGGATGATGGGCCGGTTCCACGTGCGGATCGGCAGCCTCGTCGACGAGGGCGACCTCCTCACGACGCTGTCCGACAACAGCACGGTATGGGTCTATTTCAACGTCAGCGAGACCGAATATCTCCACTACCAGGCGCGCTCCGACGGCGGCGCCGCTCCCACGCCGGTGCAGCTCGTGATGGCCGACGGGCAGCTCTTCGAGCAGCCCGGCAAGGTCGAGACGATCGAGGCCGACTTCAACAACGAGACCGGCAACCTCGCGTTTCGCGCGACGTTCCCGAACCCGAGCGGCCTCCTCCGCCACGGCGAGACCGGGAAGGTCCGCATGACCGCGCCGCTCCCGCGCGCGCTCCTCGTCCCGCAGAAGGCGACCTTCGACGTCCTCGACAAGAAGTTCGTCTACGTCGTCGACGACAAGGGCGTCGTCCACTCCCGCCCGATCACGATCGCCGCGGAGATGCCGCAGGTCTACGCGGTCGAGAGCGGCCTCGACGAGCGCGACCGGATCGTCGTCGACGGCCTCCGCAAGGTCCGCGACGGCGCCGCGATCGCGGTCGAATACAAGTCGCCGGCGGAGGTGCTCGAGCACCTCGAGGTGCCGGCCGAATGA
- a CDS encoding efflux RND transporter permease subunit, translating to MITAKFVHRPVLAIVLSIVIAFLGLLAMQSRPVSQFPEISPPRVIVTLDFPGASADVLVQSSLITLERAINGVPGMSYMISDATSAGEATIQVIFELGTDENQAVVNVKNRVDQVLNRLPPLVQLEGVVVNKVQPSMLMYVNLYSSEKTADQKFLYNFANANLLPELTRVKGIAQTRILGSRQYAMRIWLNPDRMRAYGVSTEDVMKAIDEQSVIGRPGRLGQASGKQAQALEYVLTYEGRYNKPAQYENIILRANHEGETLRLKDVAKVELGSEFFDIYSNLDGLPSAAIVLKQTYGSNASEVIGVVKAKLEELKRTSFPAGMDYKISYDVSTFLDASIEKVVHTLGEAFVLVALVVFVFLGDWRSTLIPTLAVPVSLVGSFLFMQLFGITINLITLFALVLAIGIVVDNAIVVVEAVHVKMAEERLSPYLAVKKVLGEISGAVIAITLMMTAVFVPVAFMTGPVGIFYRQFSITMATAIVLSGVIALTLTPVLCAMILRPDHGTPKRKTPIGVALGAFNRVFERGTGIYARGLERIVDRRSVTFALLAVFVFGIAGVNRVLPAGFVPSEDQGMIYGIIQTPPGATLERTNDVARHLQEIAQKVDGVESVSSLAGYEILTEGRGSNAGTCLISLKSGSARKRSVAQIIEELEEKSKDVGAVIEFFEPPAVPGYGAASGFALRLLDKSNETDYQELDRVNKELMDNLAKRKELTGLFTFYAANYPQYEVVIDNELAMQKGVSIKNAMDNLDILIGSTYEQGFIRFGNFFKVYTQSAPEFRRLPSDVLNLYVKNDRGEMVPYSAFMTLRKTQGPNEITRYNMYNSAAIRGEPAKGYTSGEAIAAVREVAAETLPRGYDIAWEGLSFDEAKRGNEALYVFLVVLVFVYLVLAAQYESFLLPFAVVLSLPAGVFGSLAVLKAMGLANDVYAQVGLVMLVGLLGKNAVLIVEVAVQKHREGVAIARAAIEGARMRFRPILMTSFAFIAGLIPLVGATGPGAVGNRTIGASALGGMLFGTVFGVVIVPGLYFVFASLAEGRRLIRDEEDEPLSEDVAHHV from the coding sequence ATGATCACCGCCAAGTTCGTCCACCGGCCCGTGCTCGCGATCGTCCTGTCGATCGTCATCGCGTTCCTCGGCCTCCTCGCGATGCAGTCGCGGCCCGTCTCGCAGTTCCCCGAGATCTCGCCGCCGCGGGTCATCGTCACGCTCGACTTCCCGGGCGCGAGCGCCGACGTCCTCGTGCAGTCCTCGCTCATCACGCTCGAGCGCGCGATCAACGGCGTCCCGGGCATGAGCTACATGATCTCCGACGCGACGAGCGCCGGCGAGGCCACGATTCAGGTCATCTTCGAGCTGGGGACCGACGAGAACCAGGCCGTCGTCAACGTGAAGAACCGCGTCGACCAAGTGCTCAATCGCCTGCCGCCGCTCGTGCAGCTGGAGGGCGTGGTCGTCAACAAGGTCCAGCCCAGCATGTTGATGTACGTCAACCTCTACAGCTCGGAGAAGACCGCCGACCAGAAGTTCCTCTACAACTTCGCGAATGCCAATCTCCTCCCCGAGCTGACGCGCGTAAAGGGAATTGCCCAAACGCGCATCCTCGGATCTCGCCAGTACGCGATGCGGATCTGGCTGAACCCCGATCGGATGCGCGCCTACGGCGTCTCGACCGAAGACGTGATGAAGGCGATCGACGAGCAGAGCGTCATCGGCCGGCCCGGCCGCCTCGGGCAGGCGTCCGGCAAGCAGGCGCAGGCGCTCGAATACGTGTTGACCTACGAGGGCCGCTACAACAAACCCGCGCAATACGAAAATATCATCCTCCGCGCCAACCACGAGGGCGAGACGCTCCGCCTCAAAGACGTCGCGAAGGTCGAGCTCGGGAGCGAGTTCTTCGACATCTATTCCAACCTCGACGGCCTCCCCTCCGCCGCGATCGTGCTCAAACAGACGTACGGCAGCAACGCGAGCGAGGTGATCGGCGTCGTCAAGGCCAAGCTCGAAGAGCTGAAGCGGACCTCCTTCCCCGCGGGGATGGATTACAAGATCAGCTACGACGTCTCGACGTTCCTCGACGCGTCGATCGAGAAGGTCGTGCACACGCTCGGGGAGGCGTTCGTCCTCGTCGCGCTCGTGGTCTTCGTGTTCCTCGGCGACTGGCGGTCGACGCTCATCCCGACGCTCGCGGTCCCGGTCTCGCTCGTGGGCTCGTTCCTCTTCATGCAGCTGTTCGGGATCACGATCAACCTCATCACCCTCTTCGCGCTCGTCCTCGCGATCGGCATCGTCGTCGACAACGCGATCGTCGTCGTCGAGGCGGTGCACGTGAAGATGGCGGAGGAGCGCCTCTCGCCGTACCTCGCGGTGAAGAAGGTGCTCGGCGAGATCAGCGGCGCCGTCATCGCGATCACGCTGATGATGACCGCGGTCTTCGTCCCGGTCGCGTTCATGACCGGCCCGGTCGGCATCTTCTACCGCCAGTTCTCGATCACGATGGCGACGGCGATCGTCCTCTCCGGCGTGATCGCGCTCACGCTCACGCCGGTCCTCTGCGCGATGATCCTCCGGCCCGACCACGGGACGCCGAAGCGGAAGACGCCGATCGGCGTCGCGCTCGGCGCCTTCAACCGCGTCTTCGAGCGCGGCACCGGCATCTACGCGCGCGGCCTCGAGCGCATCGTCGATCGGCGCAGCGTGACGTTCGCGCTCCTCGCCGTCTTCGTCTTCGGGATCGCGGGCGTGAACCGGGTCCTCCCCGCCGGCTTCGTCCCGAGCGAGGACCAGGGCATGATCTACGGCATCATCCAGACGCCGCCGGGCGCGACGCTGGAGCGGACGAACGACGTCGCGCGGCACCTCCAGGAGATCGCGCAGAAGGTGGACGGCGTCGAGTCGGTCTCGTCGCTCGCCGGCTACGAGATCCTCACCGAGGGCCGCGGCTCCAACGCCGGCACCTGCCTCATCAGCCTGAAGAGCGGGTCCGCCCGCAAGCGATCGGTCGCCCAGATCATCGAGGAGCTGGAGGAGAAGTCGAAGGACGTCGGCGCCGTGATCGAGTTCTTCGAGCCGCCGGCGGTGCCGGGCTACGGCGCCGCGAGCGGCTTCGCGCTGCGCCTCTTGGACAAGAGCAACGAGACCGACTACCAGGAGCTCGATCGCGTCAACAAAGAGCTCATGGACAACCTCGCCAAGCGCAAGGAGCTCACCGGGCTCTTCACGTTCTACGCCGCGAACTATCCCCAGTACGAGGTCGTCATCGACAACGAGCTGGCGATGCAGAAGGGCGTCTCGATCAAGAACGCGATGGATAACCTCGATATCCTGATCGGGAGCACCTACGAGCAGGGGTTCATTCGATTCGGCAATTTCTTCAAGGTGTATACCCAATCAGCTCCGGAGTTCCGGCGCCTCCCGTCCGACGTGCTGAACCTCTACGTCAAGAACGACCGCGGCGAGATGGTGCCTTATTCGGCGTTCATGACGCTGCGGAAGACGCAGGGGCCGAACGAGATTACCCGTTACAACATGTACAACTCCGCCGCGATCCGCGGCGAGCCGGCGAAGGGCTACACGAGCGGGGAGGCGATCGCGGCGGTCCGCGAGGTGGCGGCGGAGACGCTGCCGCGCGGCTACGACATCGCGTGGGAGGGGCTCTCGTTCGACGAGGCGAAGCGCGGCAACGAGGCGCTCTACGTCTTCCTCGTCGTGCTCGTCTTCGTCTACCTCGTGCTCGCAGCGCAGTACGAGAGCTTCCTCCTCCCGTTCGCGGTCGTCCTCTCGCTGCCCGCCGGCGTGTTCGGATCGCTCGCGGTCCTGAAGGCGATGGGGCTCGCCAACGACGTCTATGCCCAGGTCGGGCTCGTGATGCTGGTCGGGCTCCTCGGCAAGAACGCGGTGCTCATCGTCGAGGTCGCGGTGCAGAAGCATCGGGAGGGCGTGGCGATCGCGCGCGCCGCGATCGAGGGCGCCCGGATGCGCTTTCGCCCGATCTTGATGACGTCGTTCGCGTTCATCGCGGGCCTCATCCCGCTCGTCGGCGCGACGGGACCGGGCGCGGTCGGCAATCGCACGATCGGCGCGTCGGCGCTCGGCGGCATGTTGTTCGGCACCGTCTTCGGCGTCGTCATCGTGCCCGGACTCTACTTCGTGTTCGCGTCGCTGGCGGAGGGCCGGCGCCTGATCCGCGACGAGGAGGACGAGCCGCTCTCCGAGGACGTGGCGCACCATGTGTAG